CTCACCTTGAGCTTCGGCATAAATTGTAAACAATACATCGCCAATATTAATTTGCTTACCCAGAGGAGATTGAAATAAAACACCCGCTTTTGGAGATTTTGGAGCTCCCGCCAGTTTAGCTACTTTTGCTAAAGTTCTGCAATTAATTTCAGTAACAAGGCCACTACGTTCGGCTAACGCATCTAGTTTGAATGCAGCATATTCAGGTTCAGTAAAACGACCTTGAGCATTGCAAATGGCAATAAATTTTTTGTAAGCACTTCCATTTTCTAATATTCTATTCGCTTCCTGCATGCCTTTTCCTGTTTCTGTTTTACCCGATAATTCCAATAATTCTCCGGCAAGAAATAAGGCTCTTTGTTTTAAATCTTCAGGGGCATTAGATGCATTTCTCAAAACACGTAACACATCCATTGCTTCAAGTGCCGGACCTATTCCTTTGCCAATAGGTTGTGAGCCGTTTGTAATCAAAACTTTTACATGCAGACCAATTGCTTCAGCTACTTGCTCAAAATGTTTTTTTAATTGTAATGCATCTCCATTAGTTCTTACCTTGGCAGTCTTTCCAACAGGTATATCAAGCACCACATGGGTAGAGCCTGCGGCAGCTTTTTTAGAAAGCACCGAAGCAATCATTTGCCCTTCACTGTCAACATCTAAGGCTTTTCCAACAGAAATAAGAATGTCGTCAGCCGGACTTAAATTAACCGAGCCACCCCAAACGAAACAGGCGTTTTGTTCGTTTACTACATTTTTCATTTGTAGCATACTTAATTCTACATTGGTCATAACCTCCATGGTATCCGCTGTTCCTGCCGGTGAGGTAATTGCACGAGAAGATGTTTTAGGAATTGTTAAACCTGCTGCTGCCACAATACTTATTACGATAGGAGTTGTTCGGTTTCCCGGTAAGCCGCCAACACAATGTTTGTCGTAAACCAGTTGTCCGTTCCATTTTAATTTATTCCCGGAGCGGATCATTGCTCGGGTAAGGCCTTTTATTTCATTTAATGAAAGGCGATTTCCTGATGTGCTGGTTATAAACGCTGAAAGCTCTATATTGGAATAATGCCCTTTAGAAATATCAATAATTATTTCTTCAAGCTCATTTTCATTTAATTCACCTCCATACATTTTTGCTCTCACTTGCCTAACAGAAGAAATTGGTTGCAGGTGAGAAATGCTAATTAAATCTCCTTCTTTAGCTTCCAATCTTTTTATGGCCTCCATAGAAAGCCCCGCTTCGCCAGGTTGAATTAAATCGGAATGAATGACATTGAGTGTGGCAACAATATTTTTATCAGCGCATCGTACAACCAATCGGGTTAGCGCAGCAAAACCTTCGGATAGAGATATATTGCAATCGGAACGCATAAAAATGATATTCTCCCTATAGGTGTCTATTCCAAGATTCTTAATTTTTAATTCTTTGTAATTATGCATTGAGTTCTTTTATTTTGATTTTAATATAATTCCCAGCTCGGTAAGCATTATTAATTCAGACTTGTTTCTTCCTGAAAATGATGTGGTAATTGCACTAGCTGTTTTCCAAATTAATTGTTTCACATCTTCGGTAAATAAACTTTCGTGTGCTTTTTTAAATAATTTAAAATCTGCCATACTATCATTCGGATTTTGTGTTTGCGCTGCAAGTTGATTAAAAATGATTTTTATTTCACGCATGGCATCAATCTCTAATTTATCTTTTACTCCACCTAAATTAAGCCATTCCATATTAACAATTTGTTTTAACTTCTCAACTTCTTCTATACGTATTGCTTTATCGGCAGCTGCAATGGCATAAAATAATTTACCAAGATTTTGATAAAACAAAATTTGTATTTCGGGTGTTGAGTTCATTTTATACCAATTACAATTATTAATAAAACAAAAATAACCATTAACAAGTAAAACCCCATTGTAAAAAGATTATACCCCGCCATTTTCTCTTAACCATGCAATATACACTGATACCAGGTAGCTATCTGCCTTTAATTCTTTAAGCGCTGCGAGCTTAGTGAATCAAATGCCTTTTGATAATTCTTCAAGTTTAACCGTCTAATATTTTGCATCGAAGTAGGTTACATAAACTTGCTTTCATTATTGCGACTTGTTATTTCTGAGATATACAAACCAATAAACAAGACCCACTAAAACCGCTCCACCAAAAATATTTCCAATAGTTACCGGCAATAAGTTGTTCATGAAAAAATTAGTCCATGTGATAGAACTATAATCTGTTCCCGACTGTGCTATTAATGCTAATTGTTTATCGTCATGTTGATTAAGTGTAAATATAGCATTAGGAACAAAATACATGTTTGCAATAGAGTGCTCGAAGCCGCAGGCAACAAATGCTGATATGGGAAAAAGGATAGCAATGATTTTTCCGGCAATTGATTTTGAGCTGAAACATAGCCATACTGCAAGACATACTAAGATATTACAAAGTACTCCTAAGGCAACAGCCTGCATAAAATCCAATTCGCATTTGGTCTTTGCTATATTGAGCATATTAATTCCAACCATGCCCGATGCTGCCTGATACTGTTTTGCAAACAGCATTAACACGACAATAAAAAATGCGCCAACAAAGTTTCCAAGATAAACCAAACACCAGTTTCTGAGTAATTGCATGGTGCTTACTTTCTTATTTGCCCATGCCATGATTATTAAATTATTTCCTGTAAATAATTCGGCACCGCCAATAATAACAAGAATAAGACCCAGACTAAAACATAGTCCGCCTAATAATCTTGTTACACCATATGACATAGTTGAAGCAGCAGTAACTGTTGTAAAAAAAACGGAACCAAAGGCAATAAACGCACCTGCAAGAACTGCCAGAACAAGTGTCTTAGCAAGAGGCATTTTTGCTTTTACAACTCCAATTGATTCGGCCTGTGATGCCATTTCAGAAGGGAGCAGAGAATCTATTTTAACTTGATCCATCATTCGTTACTTTTTAGCTTATGTATTTTTCTCACTCAAAACAATATTTTCAATCCCCTTTATCAAGGCATCCGGATTAAATGAAATACTATCTATCCCTTCTTGCACTAAAAATTTTGCAAATGCGGGAATATCACTTGGTGCTTGTCCGCACAAGCCCACTTTAATGTTGTTGCGTTTTGCAGCTTGAATGGTTTCTTTTATCAAACCCTTCACTGCGGGATTTTCTTCGTTGAATAAATAACTAACCAAAGCTGAATCTCTGTCTAGCCCAAGTGTAAGTTGCGTTAAATCATTTGAGCCAATCGAAAACCCATCAAATAATTTTGCAAACTCATCTGCTAACAACACATTACTTGGAATTTCAATCATCACATAAACTTCCAACCCATTTTCTTTTTGAGTTAGTCCGTTTTTAGCCATTTCAGCAATTACTTTTTCTCCTTCTTCTATCGTGCGACAAAACGGTATCATTAGTTTTACATTGGTCATGCCCATTTCATTACGCACTTTTTTCATTGCTTCACATTCCAATGCAAATCCTTTGCGATAAAAATCGCTATAGTAGCGAGAGGCACCACGCAAACCAATCATTGGGTTTTCTTCATGCGGTTCAAAATATTTTCCACCAATCAGGTTTGCGTATTCATTGCTTTTAAAGTCACTCATTCGCACAATTACATCTTTAGGGTAAAATGCTGCTGCAACAGTGGATACAGCCTCAACAAGTTTATGAACGAAATATTCTTTACCGGTGGAATAATCTTTTGTCAGTTCGTCTATTTCTACTTTTGTTTTTTCGTCTGTAATTTTTTCACGTTCAAGTAAAGCCAAAGGGTGTATACGAATACTGTTGCTGATGGCGAACTCTAAACGTAACAGTCC
This window of the Bacteroidota bacterium genome carries:
- a CDS encoding thymidine phosphorylase family protein, with the protein product MHNYKELKIKNLGIDTYRENIIFMRSDCNISLSEGFAALTRLVVRCADKNIVATLNVIHSDLIQPGEAGLSMEAIKRLEAKEGDLISISHLQPISSVRQVRAKMYGGELNENELEEIIIDISKGHYSNIELSAFITSTSGNRLSLNEIKGLTRAMIRSGNKLKWNGQLVYDKHCVGGLPGNRTTPIVISIVAAAGLTIPKTSSRAITSPAGTADTMEVMTNVELSMLQMKNVVNEQNACFVWGGSVNLSPADDILISVGKALDVDSEGQMIASVLSKKAAAGSTHVVLDIPVGKTAKVRTNGDALQLKKHFEQVAEAIGLHVKVLITNGSQPIGKGIGPALEAMDVLRVLRNASNAPEDLKQRALFLAGELLELSGKTETGKGMQEANRILENGSAYKKFIAICNAQGRFTEPEYAAFKLDALAERSGLVTEINCRTLAKVAKLAGAPKSPKAGVLFQSPLGKQINIGDVLFTIYAEAQGELNYAFEYYKSEKNTIQII
- the focA gene encoding formate transporter FocA, giving the protein MDQVKIDSLLPSEMASQAESIGVVKAKMPLAKTLVLAVLAGAFIAFGSVFFTTVTAASTMSYGVTRLLGGLCFSLGLILVIIGGAELFTGNNLIIMAWANKKVSTMQLLRNWCLVYLGNFVGAFFIVVLMLFAKQYQAASGMVGINMLNIAKTKCELDFMQAVALGVLCNILVCLAVWLCFSSKSIAGKIIAILFPISAFVACGFEHSIANMYFVPNAIFTLNQHDDKQLALIAQSGTDYSSITWTNFFMNNLLPVTIGNIFGGAVLVGLVYWFVYLRNNKSQ